The Temnothorax longispinosus isolate EJ_2023e chromosome 7, Tlon_JGU_v1, whole genome shotgun sequence genome contains a region encoding:
- the Tos gene encoding exonuclease 1 isoform X2: protein MGITGLLPFLEKSSRRTNIKEFSGGTVAIDSYCWLHKGVFSCAEKLMMGQTTNAYVLYCMKYINMLLKYKIKPILVFDGRRLPAKEQTEIKRRESRQINRRKAIELIQMGQVTEGTNLLKRAIDITHEIALELIKHCQNENIDCITAPYEADAQLAYLNINGIADVVITEDSDLTLFGCKKIFFKMDFNGNGVLIEQDRLYLAMDMRPEQFDMDKFRHICILSGCDYLPSLPGIGLGKARKFITRNTDGNIHKALTRIGSVLNMKSLVVTQEYRDAFILADITFKHQLVFCPLQRKQVRLNPPPTNITEDQLQYAGKELDVDVALQLALGNCDPATLKMVHDFNPDKIERKRKRNAETEQTVVIQTSIWSSKYKLKMKYQITSPENVLNSSFIVGKELTRKRKSLKDAYVLLNSHNGSIIQSDKLSEDQDLNKTAILDMYNLSQDAKLIANTKESEDYLCLAKNNTSPELFRQKNPFIKRVSDLTTSPSVLANGNCRKRGRNLIRIRRTIIDENAMIESKYFLKQDNKEHSVLESKNKEIEVNSKSTIYNTIPNMDASVHDISQEQLEKTSKTDIAQNTSLIENVNDAILSNQNNYLANTYRNIPEKLNSNNRMNYVSSMTHPTIDESSISDNYLVSSSNMETTDITNYENAGRLQNDLSKWSNMENNQIFSKKDIFKKQNSTNLVLRVNSVTKRKQLCQNKQLPSVPKQQSLLRHL, encoded by the exons atggGTATCACCGGGTTGCTACCATTCCTAGAGAAATCTTCTAGAAGGACAAATATCAAAGAATTTTCTGGTGGTACTGTTGCAATCGATTCTTATTGTTGGTTACACAAAGGTGTATTTTCCTGTGCTGAGAAATTAATGATGGGACAAACAACGAACGC gtatgttttatattgtatgaagtatataaacatgcttttaaaatataagataaaaccCATCTTGGTGTTTGATGGCCGACGATTGCCTGCTAAAGAGCAAACAGAAATCAAGAGACGGGA ATCTAGACAAATAAATCGTCGTAAGGCGATTGAACTAATACAAATGGGTCAAGTCACAGAGGGAACAAATTTGTTGAAACGTGCCATAGATATTACTCATGAAATAGCATtagaattaatcaaacattGCCAGAACGAGAACATTGATTGCATTACAGCTCCTTATGAAGCTGATGCGCAATTagcgtatttaaatatcaatggTATAGCTGATGTTGTTATCACAGAAGATAGCGACTTGACATTATTTGGATGTAAGAAA atattttttaaaatggacTTTAATGGAAATGGAGTTTTGATCGAGCAGGACCGATTATATTTGGCAATGGATATGAGACCTGAACAATTTGACATGGATAAGTTCCGtcatatttgtattttgtctGGTTGTGACTatcttccttctcttcctgGTATCGGCTTGGGAAAAGcacgaaaatttattacgagAAATACAGATGGCAACATACATAAA GCATTAACACGTATAGGCTCGGTTCTCAATATGAAATCGCTAGTCGTGACACAGGAATATAGAGACGCATTTATATTAGCCGATATAACGTTCAAGCATCAATTAGTATTCTGTCCGTTACAAAGAAAACAAGTACGGTTGAATCCACCTCCTACTAATATTACTGAAGACCAATTGCAATATGCTGGGAAGGAATTAGATGTGGACGTCGCTTTACAACTAGCCCTCGGTAATTGCGATCCAGCTACTTTAAAAATGGTTCATGATTTTAATCCAGACAAAATC GAACGAAAAAGAAAGCGAAATGCAGAGACAGAACAAACAGTTGTGATTCAAACTAGCATTTGGTCaagcaaatataaattaaaaatgaaatatcaaATCACTTCTCctgaaaatgttttaaattcgTCGTTTATTGTTGGAAAAGAGCTTACTAGAAAGAGAAAGTCTCTAAAAGACgcatatgttttattaaattcgcaTAATGGTTCAATCATACAAAGTGATAAGCTTTCAGAGGATCAAGATTTAAACAAAACTGCTATTTTGGATATGTATAATTTGAGTCAAGATGCTAAGCTGATTGCCAATACTAAAGAATCAGaagattatttatgtttagCAAAAAACAATACGTCTCCAGAGTTATTTAGACAAAAAAATCCATTTATTAAGCGAGTGTCTGATCTTACAACTTCACCAAGTGTTTTGGCCAACGGAAATTGTcgaaaaagagggagaaatTTAATACGCATCAGACGAACTATAATAGATGAAAATGCTATGATAgaaagtaaatatttcttaaaacaaGATAACAAAGAGCATAGTGTACTTGAGTCAAAGAATAAGGAAATTGAAGTCAATTCAAAAAgtacaatatacaatacaatTCCAAACATGGATGCGAGTGTACATGATATAAGTCAGGAACAACTAGAAAAAACATCTAAAACAGACATTGCACAAAATACAAGCTTAATAGAAAATGTTAATGAtgcaattttatcaaatcaAAACAATTATTTGGCTAACACTTACAGAAATATTCCTGAGAAATTAAACTCTAACAACAGGATGAACTATGTATCATCAATGACACATCCAACGATTGATGAGAGTTCCATTTCAGATAATTACTTAGTATCAAGTTCTAATATGGAAACTACTGATATAACCAATTATGAAAATGCGGGTCGTTTGCAAAACGATTTATCTAAATGGTCAAACATGGAAAATAATCAaatcttttctaaaaaagatatatttaagaaacaaaattcaaCGAATCTG GTATTACGAGTTAATTCAGTAACAAAAAGGAAACaattatgtcaaaataaacaattgccaTCAGTTCCCAAACAACAAAGTTTATTAA gACATCTCTGA
- the Tos gene encoding exonuclease 1 isoform X1, giving the protein MGITGLLPFLEKSSRRTNIKEFSGGTVAIDSYCWLHKGVFSCAEKLMMGQTTNAYVLYCMKYINMLLKYKIKPILVFDGRRLPAKEQTEIKRRESRQINRRKAIELIQMGQVTEGTNLLKRAIDITHEIALELIKHCQNENIDCITAPYEADAQLAYLNINGIADVVITEDSDLTLFGCKKIFFKMDFNGNGVLIEQDRLYLAMDMRPEQFDMDKFRHICILSGCDYLPSLPGIGLGKARKFITRNTDGNIHKALTRIGSVLNMKSLVVTQEYRDAFILADITFKHQLVFCPLQRKQVRLNPPPTNITEDQLQYAGKELDVDVALQLALGNCDPATLKMVHDFNPDKIERKRKRNAETEQTVVIQTSIWSSKYKLKMKYQITSPENVLNSSFIVGKELTRKRKSLKDAYVLLNSHNGSIIQSDKLSEDQDLNKTAILDMYNLSQDAKLIANTKESEDYLCLAKNNTSPELFRQKNPFIKRVSDLTTSPSVLANGNCRKRGRNLIRIRRTIIDENAMIESKYFLKQDNKEHSVLESKNKEIEVNSKSTIYNTIPNMDASVHDISQEQLEKTSKTDIAQNTSLIENVNDAILSNQNNYLANTYRNIPEKLNSNNRMNYVSSMTHPTIDESSISDNYLVSSSNMETTDITNYENAGRLQNDLSKWSNMENNQIFSKKDIFKKQNSTNLVLRVNSVTKRKQLCQNKQLPSVPKQQSLLSMYGFQKRTSLKH; this is encoded by the exons atggGTATCACCGGGTTGCTACCATTCCTAGAGAAATCTTCTAGAAGGACAAATATCAAAGAATTTTCTGGTGGTACTGTTGCAATCGATTCTTATTGTTGGTTACACAAAGGTGTATTTTCCTGTGCTGAGAAATTAATGATGGGACAAACAACGAACGC gtatgttttatattgtatgaagtatataaacatgcttttaaaatataagataaaaccCATCTTGGTGTTTGATGGCCGACGATTGCCTGCTAAAGAGCAAACAGAAATCAAGAGACGGGA ATCTAGACAAATAAATCGTCGTAAGGCGATTGAACTAATACAAATGGGTCAAGTCACAGAGGGAACAAATTTGTTGAAACGTGCCATAGATATTACTCATGAAATAGCATtagaattaatcaaacattGCCAGAACGAGAACATTGATTGCATTACAGCTCCTTATGAAGCTGATGCGCAATTagcgtatttaaatatcaatggTATAGCTGATGTTGTTATCACAGAAGATAGCGACTTGACATTATTTGGATGTAAGAAA atattttttaaaatggacTTTAATGGAAATGGAGTTTTGATCGAGCAGGACCGATTATATTTGGCAATGGATATGAGACCTGAACAATTTGACATGGATAAGTTCCGtcatatttgtattttgtctGGTTGTGACTatcttccttctcttcctgGTATCGGCTTGGGAAAAGcacgaaaatttattacgagAAATACAGATGGCAACATACATAAA GCATTAACACGTATAGGCTCGGTTCTCAATATGAAATCGCTAGTCGTGACACAGGAATATAGAGACGCATTTATATTAGCCGATATAACGTTCAAGCATCAATTAGTATTCTGTCCGTTACAAAGAAAACAAGTACGGTTGAATCCACCTCCTACTAATATTACTGAAGACCAATTGCAATATGCTGGGAAGGAATTAGATGTGGACGTCGCTTTACAACTAGCCCTCGGTAATTGCGATCCAGCTACTTTAAAAATGGTTCATGATTTTAATCCAGACAAAATC GAACGAAAAAGAAAGCGAAATGCAGAGACAGAACAAACAGTTGTGATTCAAACTAGCATTTGGTCaagcaaatataaattaaaaatgaaatatcaaATCACTTCTCctgaaaatgttttaaattcgTCGTTTATTGTTGGAAAAGAGCTTACTAGAAAGAGAAAGTCTCTAAAAGACgcatatgttttattaaattcgcaTAATGGTTCAATCATACAAAGTGATAAGCTTTCAGAGGATCAAGATTTAAACAAAACTGCTATTTTGGATATGTATAATTTGAGTCAAGATGCTAAGCTGATTGCCAATACTAAAGAATCAGaagattatttatgtttagCAAAAAACAATACGTCTCCAGAGTTATTTAGACAAAAAAATCCATTTATTAAGCGAGTGTCTGATCTTACAACTTCACCAAGTGTTTTGGCCAACGGAAATTGTcgaaaaagagggagaaatTTAATACGCATCAGACGAACTATAATAGATGAAAATGCTATGATAgaaagtaaatatttcttaaaacaaGATAACAAAGAGCATAGTGTACTTGAGTCAAAGAATAAGGAAATTGAAGTCAATTCAAAAAgtacaatatacaatacaatTCCAAACATGGATGCGAGTGTACATGATATAAGTCAGGAACAACTAGAAAAAACATCTAAAACAGACATTGCACAAAATACAAGCTTAATAGAAAATGTTAATGAtgcaattttatcaaatcaAAACAATTATTTGGCTAACACTTACAGAAATATTCCTGAGAAATTAAACTCTAACAACAGGATGAACTATGTATCATCAATGACACATCCAACGATTGATGAGAGTTCCATTTCAGATAATTACTTAGTATCAAGTTCTAATATGGAAACTACTGATATAACCAATTATGAAAATGCGGGTCGTTTGCAAAACGATTTATCTAAATGGTCAAACATGGAAAATAATCAaatcttttctaaaaaagatatatttaagaaacaaaattcaaCGAATCTG GTATTACGAGTTAATTCAGTAACAAAAAGGAAACaattatgtcaaaataaacaattgccaTCAGTTCCCAAACAACAAAGTTTATTAAGTATGTATGGATTCCAAAAGAG gACATCTCTGAAACATTGA